One Gemmatimonadota bacterium DNA window includes the following coding sequences:
- a CDS encoding AAA family ATPase, with amino-acid sequence MHLIVAIVGMTGSGKSTAAECLVDRGWRHIRFGQVTIDRLRAEGRDVNPENEKEMREGLRREHGMGAFALLSLPAIEEGLKHGHVVIDGLYSWSEHKILKETFGDRIHVVAVVSSPKTRYRRLEHRTHDARTDPQFRMRPLTADEARKRDHAEIENIEKGGPIAMADFTVVNESAPEDLIDAVLAYVDRVTST; translated from the coding sequence ATGCACCTAATCGTCGCCATCGTAGGCATGACCGGATCGGGGAAATCGACGGCTGCCGAATGTCTGGTCGACCGGGGCTGGCGCCATATCCGTTTTGGCCAGGTGACCATCGACCGGCTCAGGGCGGAAGGCCGGGACGTGAATCCGGAGAACGAGAAGGAGATGCGGGAAGGGTTGCGGCGCGAACACGGGATGGGCGCCTTCGCGCTGCTTTCGCTGCCCGCCATCGAGGAAGGGCTGAAACACGGCCACGTGGTGATCGACGGGCTGTATTCGTGGTCGGAACACAAGATCCTGAAGGAGACCTTCGGCGACCGCATCCACGTGGTGGCCGTGGTCTCTTCGCCGAAGACCCGCTACCGCAGGCTGGAGCACCGGACCCACGACGCGCGGACGGACCCCCAGTTCCGGATGCGTCCCCTCACGGCGGACGAGGCGCGAAAGCGGGACCACGCGGAGATCGAGAACATCGAGAAGGGCGGCCCCATCGCCATGGCGGACTTCACCGTCGTCAACGAATCGGCCCCGGAGGACCTGATCGACGCCGTCCTGGCCTACGTGGATCGCGTCACTTCAACGTAA
- a CDS encoding Gfo/Idh/MocA family oxidoreductase, with protein MSTDPVGFGVIGLGMGAVRARFISETEGARLVAVAELDEERGRKAAAEYGIDWYRDYRRLFDRDDIDVITVMTPSGTHADFAIAAAEAGKHVITTKPVEVSLERADRMIAACRKAGVILAVDFEARYMADNVRVKQAVDERRLGRMILGEVRLKWFRNDAYYEGWHGTWALDGGGSLINQSVHQIDLLGWYMGEVDRVQGQIGVFNHDIESEDLGMAMLRFKSGAVGTILGTTTCPVTIPAGVELHGTQGLVITAGNKVDTWHVPDESADDPFPYEGPRNVIEDMVGLVRHGGTPRITGEEAKKSLALILAIYESSRTGQAVSL; from the coding sequence TTGAGCACCGATCCCGTCGGTTTCGGCGTGATAGGGCTTGGCATGGGGGCGGTACGCGCCCGTTTCATCAGCGAGACGGAAGGCGCACGGCTCGTGGCGGTGGCGGAACTCGACGAGGAGCGGGGCCGGAAAGCCGCGGCGGAGTACGGGATCGACTGGTACCGGGACTACCGCCGGCTGTTCGACCGCGACGATATCGACGTCATCACCGTGATGACGCCCAGCGGCACCCACGCGGACTTCGCCATCGCGGCCGCGGAGGCAGGCAAGCATGTCATCACCACCAAGCCCGTGGAGGTCAGCCTGGAACGGGCGGACCGGATGATCGCGGCCTGCCGCAAGGCCGGTGTGATCCTGGCCGTCGATTTCGAAGCGCGGTACATGGCCGACAACGTGCGCGTCAAGCAGGCCGTGGACGAAAGACGCCTCGGGCGGATGATCCTGGGCGAGGTACGGCTGAAGTGGTTCAGAAACGACGCCTACTACGAGGGCTGGCACGGCACGTGGGCGCTGGACGGCGGCGGGTCGCTGATCAACCAGTCCGTGCACCAGATCGACCTGCTGGGCTGGTACATGGGGGAGGTCGACCGCGTCCAGGGCCAGATCGGGGTGTTCAACCACGACATCGAATCCGAGGACCTCGGCATGGCCATGCTCCGGTTCAAGAGCGGCGCCGTCGGAACCATCCTTGGGACGACGACCTGTCCCGTCACCATCCCCGCGGGGGTGGAGCTGCACGGTACGCAGGGGCTGGTCATTACGGCCGGCAACAAGGTCGATACATGGCATGTTCCGGATGAATCGGCCGATGATCCGTTTCCCTACGAGGGCCCGCGCAACGTGATCGAGGACATGGTCGGCCTGGTCCGGCACGGCGGCACGCCCCGCATTACGGGCGAGGAAGCCAAGAAGTCCCTCGCGCTCATCCTCGCCATCTACGAATCTTCCCGGACGGGACAGGCCGTTTCCCTGTAA
- a CDS encoding sugar phosphate isomerase/epimerase: MFKNLNPGMIGIHASLAEALDMAAQYGFDGVDVNLPDVAELVRETSAGEVRDLFARAGCRPGNWGLPIEWHGSERDQAVELARLRRYAGLARDIGALRTTAVVMPWSDERTFDENYAFHVERLKPVAEILGEHDCRFGLEFIGPETLRRGRKHAFIYTMGGMLALCRDLGPSVGLLLDLWHWYTSHGTWDDLAQLGNGDVVNVHVNDAPAGVPVDDQIDNQRCLPGETGVLDIARFLKALDAMGYDGPVTAEPFSARVNAKAPQDALRETSEAMHRAWASAGIA, encoded by the coding sequence ATGTTCAAGAACCTCAATCCTGGCATGATCGGCATTCATGCTTCCCTGGCCGAAGCGCTGGATATGGCCGCGCAGTACGGTTTCGACGGTGTCGATGTCAACCTGCCGGACGTGGCCGAACTGGTTCGGGAGACTTCAGCCGGAGAGGTCCGCGATCTTTTTGCGAGGGCGGGCTGCCGTCCCGGCAACTGGGGATTGCCGATCGAATGGCACGGTTCGGAACGGGATCAAGCGGTAGAACTGGCCCGGCTGCGCCGGTATGCCGGCCTGGCGCGGGACATCGGCGCATTGCGGACGACTGCCGTGGTCATGCCCTGGTCGGATGAACGGACCTTCGACGAGAACTACGCCTTCCACGTGGAGCGGCTGAAGCCCGTGGCGGAGATCCTCGGGGAGCACGATTGCCGGTTCGGCCTGGAGTTTATCGGCCCGGAAACGCTTCGTCGGGGCCGGAAGCATGCGTTCATCTATACCATGGGCGGCATGCTGGCGCTGTGCCGCGACCTTGGTCCGAGCGTGGGCCTACTGCTGGACCTGTGGCACTGGTATACGTCCCACGGCACCTGGGATGACCTCGCGCAGCTGGGCAACGGCGACGTGGTCAACGTGCACGTCAACGACGCGCCGGCCGGCGTCCCGGTGGACGATCAGATCGACAACCAGCGATGCCTGCCCGGCGAGACCGGCGTCCTCGACATAGCCCGGTTCCTCAAGGCGCTGGACGCCATGGGCTACGACGGACCGGTCACCGCCGAACCTTTCAGCGCGCGGGTGAACGCCAAGGCTCCGCAGGACGCCCTGCGGGAGACGTCCGAGGCCATGCATCGGGCATGGGCATCGGCCGGTATCGCATAG
- a CDS encoding thiamine pyrophosphate-binding protein, whose protein sequence is MPVMNGGETLVRSLHANGVEVVFGLPGAGQYEAIDAIYRQEGMRYITTRNEQAISYIADGYARVSGKPGVGIAVEGPGFFNTTAGLATAFAQSSPVLLVTGDHHGVSIPGRPRHDSLGDYGAYSKWAGRAESPCDVPGLVREAFRQLSTPRKRPVVLEIGPHVFRAEEEVRLQEAAAYSPAAGDAGRLAHAARLLAESKRPLIWVGAGASEGAPLVRKIAEHLGSPVVSSRSGKGILPARHPLSLGMFEARFRPLKDRVDECDVILAVGTATDLSARLDGQTVIRIDDDPDEINQDGSHTHGILGEAALSLEVLYDNLAGLSAPRPNVTEDIQAINAHRFGPAEQLQPQGAFMDAMRAAIPDDGIFVGGMNQMGYYGRNYYHAQSPRGYQTSSHHGTLGSVFPVGIGLKIGRPERAVVVVSGDGGILYNLQELATAVQYGINVVTVVFNDNAYGNVLRAQLEEFDGRVIGTELHNPDFVKLAEAYGARGVLAADPSQLEAAVGEAVTADAPTLIEVPIGPWERRY, encoded by the coding sequence ATGCCCGTCATGAACGGCGGCGAGACCCTCGTCCGGTCCCTGCACGCCAACGGCGTCGAGGTCGTCTTCGGACTGCCCGGCGCCGGCCAATACGAAGCCATCGACGCGATCTACCGGCAGGAGGGCATGCGGTACATCACCACGCGGAACGAACAGGCGATCAGCTACATCGCCGATGGCTACGCCCGCGTGAGCGGCAAGCCGGGCGTGGGTATCGCGGTCGAAGGCCCCGGGTTCTTCAACACCACCGCTGGACTGGCCACCGCTTTCGCGCAATCCTCGCCCGTACTGCTGGTCACCGGAGACCACCACGGCGTGTCCATACCCGGCCGGCCCCGGCACGACAGCCTGGGTGACTACGGCGCCTATTCGAAGTGGGCGGGTCGTGCGGAATCGCCATGCGACGTCCCCGGCCTGGTCCGGGAGGCGTTCCGCCAGCTCAGCACCCCGCGGAAACGGCCCGTCGTCCTGGAGATCGGACCCCACGTTTTCAGGGCCGAGGAGGAGGTCCGCCTGCAGGAAGCGGCGGCGTACTCGCCCGCGGCGGGAGACGCCGGCCGACTGGCGCACGCGGCCCGGCTGCTCGCGGAATCGAAACGGCCCCTGATCTGGGTCGGCGCCGGGGCGTCGGAAGGCGCGCCGCTGGTCCGGAAGATCGCCGAGCACCTGGGCAGCCCGGTCGTCAGCAGCCGCAGCGGTAAGGGCATCCTTCCGGCGCGGCATCCGCTTTCGCTGGGGATGTTCGAGGCGCGGTTCAGGCCGCTGAAGGACCGGGTGGACGAATGCGACGTGATCCTTGCCGTGGGCACGGCGACCGACCTGAGCGCGCGACTGGATGGACAGACGGTGATCCGGATCGACGACGACCCCGACGAGATCAACCAGGACGGAAGCCATACTCACGGCATCCTGGGCGAAGCCGCACTGAGTCTGGAGGTCCTGTACGACAACCTGGCCGGCCTGTCCGCGCCGAGGCCCAACGTCACCGAGGACATCCAGGCGATCAACGCCCACCGTTTCGGTCCGGCGGAACAACTCCAGCCCCAGGGCGCTTTCATGGACGCCATGCGCGCGGCGATTCCCGATGACGGCATCTTCGTGGGCGGGATGAACCAGATGGGATATTACGGCCGGAACTACTACCATGCCCAGTCCCCGAGGGGATACCAGACTTCCTCACACCACGGCACACTCGGCAGCGTGTTCCCCGTCGGCATCGGCCTCAAGATCGGACGCCCCGAGCGCGCGGTCGTCGTGGTCTCCGGCGACGGCGGCATCCTCTACAACCTCCAGGAACTCGCCACGGCCGTGCAGTACGGCATCAACGTCGTGACCGTCGTGTTCAACGACAACGCCTACGGCAACGTGTTGCGGGCCCAGTTGGAAGAGTTCGACGGCCGCGTCATCGGTACCGAACTCCACAATCCGGATTTCGTGAAACTGGCCGAAGCCTATGGCGCAAGGGGGGTTCTGGCCGCGGACCCGTCACAGCTGGAGGCGGCCGTGGGCGAGGCCGTTACGGCAGACGCTCCGACCTTGATCGAGGTGCCGATCGGCCCCTGGGAGCGAAGGTACTAG
- a CDS encoding aldo/keto reductase, with protein sequence MNNLPARSFGRTGMRPAALAMGAAFLHESPEAVEAIQTALELGVNYFDTYPGHNEEKWGEALSGVPRSSYYLQAKIGTHPERRKDFSGEGARWSLDQSLRSLKTDYLDCVLVHDPADVEELLRKGAVFDVLLEMKSQGVVRNIGLGARSHDWHVRLIDEGISDVSLTFLDYTLVNQSAAATIFPAARKRSTGVILASVQGMGLLTGQEPDPDRERGMHPESEPRAHRIWTWCREHGVNIRHLAIQFCLAAPVDSIVMFGPASIRHVHDAYEAATETISAELWEAFDLAFGIHPGMDAGPS encoded by the coding sequence GTGAACAACCTACCCGCCCGCTCGTTCGGGCGTACCGGCATGCGTCCGGCGGCGCTGGCCATGGGAGCCGCCTTTCTGCACGAAAGCCCCGAGGCGGTCGAGGCCATCCAGACCGCCCTGGAACTGGGCGTCAACTATTTCGATACCTATCCGGGCCACAACGAGGAGAAATGGGGCGAAGCGCTCTCCGGCGTGCCCCGGTCCTCCTACTATCTCCAGGCCAAGATCGGCACCCATCCCGAACGCAGGAAGGATTTCTCCGGAGAAGGCGCCAGGTGGAGCCTGGACCAGAGCCTGCGATCCCTGAAGACAGACTACCTCGACTGCGTGCTCGTGCACGATCCGGCCGATGTAGAGGAATTGCTGCGCAAAGGCGCGGTTTTCGACGTGCTGCTCGAGATGAAATCGCAGGGCGTGGTCAGGAACATAGGGCTCGGCGCCCGCTCCCATGACTGGCACGTACGGCTGATCGACGAAGGCATCAGCGACGTGTCCCTGACCTTCCTGGACTATACCCTGGTCAACCAGTCGGCCGCCGCCACCATTTTTCCGGCGGCCAGGAAGCGGTCAACGGGAGTCATCCTCGCCAGTGTGCAAGGCATGGGACTTCTGACCGGACAGGAGCCCGATCCGGATCGCGAGCGGGGCATGCATCCCGAGTCCGAGCCACGCGCGCATCGAATCTGGACCTGGTGCCGCGAGCACGGCGTCAACATCCGCCACCTGGCCATACAGTTCTGCCTGGCGGCACCGGTGGACAGCATCGTCATGTTCGGGCCGGCGAGCATCCGGCACGTCCACGACGCCTACGAGGCCGCCACCGAGACGATTTCGGCCGAACTCTGGGAAGCGTTCGACCTGGCTTTCGGCATTCATCCGGGCATGGATGCCGGACCGTCATAG
- a CDS encoding tyrosine--tRNA ligase, translating into MSSAFDVLKERGFVSQVTNEEAVARAFADETVTCYIGFDPTGQSLHVGNLVQIMMLAHVQRGGHRSIALVGGGTAMIPDPSGKDALRPQLSTEDIDQNILRIKKQLGSYLDFEGGHVGRAGRALMVNNADWLRTLNYITFLREIGEHFSVNRMLTAEAYKLRMETGLTFLEFNYQILQAYDFLMLFREYGCTMQFGGDDQWGNIVAGVDLIRRKERAAAQAITTPLLTLSDGKKMGKTAEGAVWLDPDMTSPYDFYQFWINVDDRDVEGLLGHFTFLPMEQVRELGALEGEKIRHAKSVLAFETTKITHGEEAASQAERGARSVFGGAQAGAEDVPTVEIGRERLEAGINVVDLFVEAELGKSKSEVRRLIQQGGASVNGERVAAIDRMLDTGDLDDEGVLLLRAGKKRFQRVKTG; encoded by the coding sequence ATGTCCAGCGCATTCGACGTTTTGAAGGAACGGGGATTCGTCTCCCAGGTCACGAACGAAGAGGCCGTGGCCCGGGCCTTCGCAGACGAGACCGTCACCTGCTACATCGGGTTCGACCCGACGGGGCAGAGTCTGCACGTCGGCAATCTCGTCCAGATCATGATGCTGGCCCACGTGCAGCGCGGCGGCCACCGGTCCATCGCCCTGGTGGGCGGCGGCACGGCGATGATTCCCGATCCGAGCGGCAAGGACGCCCTGCGTCCGCAGCTCTCGACGGAGGACATCGATCAGAACATCCTCCGGATCAAGAAGCAACTGGGCAGCTACCTCGATTTCGAAGGCGGGCACGTGGGCCGGGCGGGCCGAGCGCTGATGGTGAACAACGCGGACTGGCTGCGCACGCTGAACTACATCACCTTCCTGCGGGAAATCGGAGAACATTTCAGCGTGAACCGGATGCTGACGGCCGAAGCCTATAAGCTGCGCATGGAGACGGGACTCACCTTCCTGGAATTCAACTACCAGATCCTCCAGGCCTACGACTTCCTCATGCTCTTCCGGGAATACGGCTGCACGATGCAGTTCGGGGGAGACGACCAGTGGGGCAACATCGTGGCCGGCGTGGACCTGATCCGGCGCAAGGAACGGGCGGCCGCGCAGGCGATTACCACGCCCCTGCTGACCCTTTCGGATGGCAAGAAGATGGGCAAGACGGCCGAAGGCGCCGTCTGGCTCGATCCCGATATGACCTCGCCCTACGACTTCTACCAGTTCTGGATCAACGTGGACGACCGGGACGTGGAAGGCCTCCTGGGCCATTTTACCTTCCTGCCCATGGAGCAGGTTCGGGAACTCGGCGCCCTCGAGGGCGAGAAGATCCGCCACGCCAAGTCGGTCCTGGCCTTCGAGACGACGAAGATCACCCACGGCGAGGAAGCGGCGTCCCAGGCTGAGCGCGGCGCGCGGAGCGTATTCGGAGGCGCGCAGGCGGGGGCGGAGGACGTGCCCACCGTGGAGATCGGCCGGGAACGCCTGGAGGCCGGCATCAACGTGGTCGACCTGTTCGTGGAAGCCGAACTGGGCAAGAGCAAGAGCGAAGTGCGCAGGCTGATCCAGCAGGGCGGCGCGTCCGTCAACGGCGAACGCGTGGCCGCCATCGACCGAATGCTCGATACGGGGGACCTCGACGACGAAGGTGTCCTGCTCCTGAGGGCCGGCAAGAAGCGGTTCCAGCGCGTCAAGACCGGGTAA
- a CDS encoding Gfo/Idh/MocA family oxidoreductase codes for MDTIRVGVVGAGTNTVTMHIPKLQAIEGVKIVSVCNRSRASSERVAKQFVIPKTYETWTELIEAEDTDAIVVGTWPYLHCATSMAALANGKHILCEARMAMNYEEAQLMHDAAQNNPDLVAQIVPSPMTLWADKTIQRLIAEGYVGEILSVELRSSGSEFIDSDGPMHWRQNTDYSGMNIMTMGIWYEAMRRWVGDPLSVFAQGKTFTKMRRDAETGVMRAVRVPEHIDIVMDMICGASAYVKISTVQGLANESEATIYGSEGTIRMGDSKLYGARRGDDALSEIEIRSEDHGEWRVEEEFINAIRGLEKVSHTPFDVGVKYMEFTEAVTRSMSEGKAIALPL; via the coding sequence ATGGATACCATCCGGGTAGGCGTGGTCGGCGCCGGCACCAATACCGTGACCATGCACATACCGAAGCTGCAGGCCATTGAAGGCGTGAAGATCGTCAGCGTGTGCAACCGAAGCCGGGCGTCGTCGGAGCGGGTGGCGAAGCAGTTCGTCATTCCGAAGACCTACGAAACGTGGACCGAGCTGATCGAGGCCGAAGATACGGACGCCATCGTCGTGGGGACCTGGCCCTATCTTCACTGCGCCACGAGCATGGCGGCCCTGGCGAACGGCAAGCACATCCTTTGCGAAGCGCGTATGGCCATGAACTACGAAGAGGCCCAGCTCATGCACGACGCCGCGCAGAACAACCCGGACCTCGTCGCCCAGATCGTGCCTTCCCCCATGACGCTGTGGGCAGACAAGACCATCCAGCGCCTGATCGCGGAAGGGTACGTGGGCGAGATCCTCAGCGTGGAACTCCGCTCCTCCGGCAGCGAATTCATCGACAGCGACGGTCCCATGCATTGGCGACAGAACACGGACTACAGCGGCATGAACATCATGACCATGGGCATCTGGTACGAGGCCATGCGGCGCTGGGTCGGGGATCCGCTTTCGGTTTTCGCCCAGGGCAAGACCTTCACGAAGATGCGCCGCGACGCCGAAACGGGCGTGATGCGCGCCGTCAGGGTGCCGGAGCATATCGACATCGTGATGGACATGATCTGCGGCGCGTCGGCCTATGTCAAGATTTCGACCGTCCAGGGCTTGGCCAACGAAAGCGAAGCCACGATTTACGGCAGCGAGGGCACGATCCGCATGGGCGACAGCAAGCTCTACGGAGCCCGCCGGGGCGACGACGCCCTGTCCGAAATCGAGATCCGGTCCGAGGACCACGGGGAATGGCGGGTGGAAGAGGAATTCATCAATGCCATACGCGGCCTCGAGAAGGTGTCCCACACGCCCTTCGACGTCGGGGTCAAGTACATGGAATTCACCGAGGCCGTAACCCGGAGCATGTCGGAGGGCAAGGCCATCGCCCTGCCATTGTAA
- a CDS encoding amidohydrolase has protein sequence MIDGTRVIDYHGHTGRWERYGMVDDPELLLGAMDAVGIDIACLFHIFHPDGTTGNDLTAKFVARNPDRFVGFAYVSPTMPERMVAELERAIDKLGFPAIKLYPPYTPWPFNEEPWHPIYEFAQDRGLAIIFHTDHFINSRPRYFEDLAPAYPRVNFVSAHCGNVPEARAEAIAAAQKYPNVYLETCSTYRTPGVIEELVEKGGADRVLYGSDMPLMDPRPQIGKIITARISDEAKRMALGENAARLLNI, from the coding sequence ATGATAGACGGTACGAGGGTGATCGACTACCACGGTCACACGGGAAGATGGGAACGGTATGGCATGGTGGACGACCCTGAACTCCTCCTGGGGGCCATGGACGCCGTCGGCATCGATATCGCGTGCCTGTTCCACATATTTCATCCGGACGGGACCACGGGCAACGATCTGACGGCGAAATTCGTCGCCAGGAACCCGGACCGCTTCGTCGGTTTCGCCTATGTCTCGCCGACAATGCCCGAACGCATGGTTGCCGAACTGGAGAGGGCGATCGACAAACTGGGGTTCCCGGCCATCAAGCTCTACCCGCCCTATACGCCCTGGCCCTTCAACGAGGAACCCTGGCATCCGATCTACGAGTTCGCCCAGGACCGGGGGCTGGCCATCATTTTTCACACGGACCACTTCATCAACAGCCGGCCCCGTTACTTCGAAGACCTCGCACCGGCCTACCCCCGGGTGAACTTCGTCTCCGCCCACTGCGGCAACGTGCCCGAGGCCCGCGCGGAGGCCATCGCCGCCGCGCAGAAGTACCCGAATGTCTACCTCGAGACCTGCTCGACGTACCGGACACCCGGCGTGATCGAGGAACTGGTGGAAAAGGGCGGGGCCGACCGCGTGCTGTACGGATCGGACATGCCCCTGATGGATCCGCGGCCTCAGATCGGCAAGATCATCACGGCCCGGATATCCGACGAGGCGAAACGCATGGCACTGGGCGAAAACGCGGCCCGGCTGCTGAATATCTAG
- a CDS encoding amino acid permease, with protein sequence MAESSPDRVGSRFQLETELARDLGLVAATTIIVGGIIGSGIFGAPAGIAAVLGSPELFLLVWVIGGLLCFSGALCFAELGAMMPRTGGIIVYLRESYPPYVSFLYGWTETAVICPGALAAVAMICTSYLGYFVPDISLEHVLLQAGPVMVSTQHLAIFAVLALLGAVNYAGVRFGGFISNVSTFAKVAALLGLVFLALIVGGSAEHFSTPSATGREMSLFGALGTAMVGILFSYNGWYNTNNVAGEVKDPRRVLPLAIIIGLSLCMLVYLAVNWAYLYVMSIDEIAGSNQIAAEVAERLIGPIGGSLTSLAVIVATFGTLNANIMYMPRIAYGMARERLFFGWFTRVHPRFRTPSRTITTLTILGMAWSLVGNFMEIVLAVMYVLFVFYVLTVIAVFILRRKYPDEPRPFKVWGYPVTPLFFIVVSLGYIISTVVFSFGDALPGIIVLLLGVPVYLLWFRRQAASA encoded by the coding sequence ATGGCTGAATCATCACCCGATCGCGTCGGAAGTCGATTTCAACTCGAGACCGAGCTGGCCCGGGATCTCGGCCTGGTCGCGGCCACGACGATCATCGTCGGCGGCATCATCGGATCCGGCATATTCGGCGCGCCCGCGGGCATCGCGGCCGTACTGGGCTCTCCTGAACTGTTCCTGCTGGTCTGGGTCATCGGCGGCCTGCTCTGCTTCTCGGGTGCGCTGTGCTTTGCCGAACTGGGCGCCATGATGCCCCGTACGGGCGGCATCATCGTGTACCTGCGGGAATCCTATCCCCCCTACGTGTCCTTTCTCTACGGGTGGACGGAAACCGCCGTGATCTGTCCCGGCGCGCTGGCCGCCGTCGCCATGATCTGCACCTCGTACCTCGGTTACTTCGTACCGGATATCTCCCTGGAGCACGTGCTGCTGCAGGCTGGACCGGTAATGGTCTCGACCCAGCACCTGGCGATCTTCGCCGTCCTGGCCCTGCTCGGAGCCGTCAATTATGCGGGCGTGCGATTCGGTGGGTTCATATCCAATGTGTCCACCTTCGCCAAGGTCGCGGCCCTGCTGGGCCTGGTGTTCCTCGCCCTGATCGTCGGCGGGTCCGCGGAGCATTTCTCAACGCCGTCGGCCACGGGCCGGGAGATGAGTCTTTTCGGTGCGCTGGGAACGGCCATGGTCGGCATCCTGTTCTCGTACAACGGCTGGTACAACACGAACAACGTCGCCGGTGAGGTGAAGGACCCTCGCCGCGTACTGCCCCTGGCCATCATCATCGGGCTGAGCCTCTGCATGCTGGTCTACCTGGCCGTCAACTGGGCATACCTCTACGTCATGAGCATCGACGAAATCGCCGGGTCGAATCAGATCGCCGCCGAGGTAGCGGAAAGGCTGATCGGTCCGATCGGCGGATCGCTCACCTCTCTGGCGGTGATCGTCGCCACCTTCGGAACCCTGAACGCCAACATCATGTACATGCCGCGCATCGCCTACGGCATGGCCCGTGAGCGCCTCTTCTTCGGCTGGTTCACCCGGGTGCATCCCAGGTTCCGGACCCCGTCGCGAACGATCACCACCCTGACCATCCTGGGCATGGCGTGGAGCCTCGTCGGGAACTTCATGGAAATCGTCCTGGCCGTGATGTACGTGTTGTTCGTGTTCTACGTGTTGACCGTGATCGCCGTGTTCATCCTCCGCCGGAAGTATCCTGACGAACCCCGACCATTCAAGGTGTGGGGCTACCCCGTCACACCGCTCTTCTTTATCGTGGTATCCCTCGGATACATCATATCGACGGTCGTTTTCAGCTTCGGCGACGCCCTGCCGGGCATTATCGTCCTGCTCCTCGGCGTGCCGGTGTACCTGCTGTGGTTCCGCAGGCAGGCGGCCAGTGCATAG
- a CDS encoding histidinol-phosphatase, translated as MASAPERVSVHGGHSGEFCGHAEDSLEEIVRAYIAHGYAWVGITEHMPPERDALSYPDELTTGLNAVDQQARFAEYMAACRRLRDQYASEIRILVAFETEAYSGYETWVPAMREAHEPEYIVGSVHQINDELFDGSPEWYRAAADTVGGVDELYCAYFDRQYEMITKLRPEVIGHFDLVRIFDPDYRARLVKPFVWDRVVRNLEAIRDIGSILDFNLAALKKGQAEPYVSRPVLEQALKMGVAVVPGDDSHGVGNVDRHWDEGIRFLREAGCDLNWKCPA; from the coding sequence ATGGCCTCAGCCCCCGAACGCGTTTCCGTCCACGGCGGCCACAGCGGTGAGTTCTGCGGACACGCGGAGGACTCGCTGGAGGAGATCGTACGGGCCTACATCGCCCATGGATACGCCTGGGTGGGCATCACCGAGCACATGCCGCCGGAGCGGGATGCATTGAGCTATCCCGATGAGCTGACCACCGGGTTGAACGCCGTCGATCAACAGGCGAGATTCGCCGAATACATGGCGGCCTGCAGACGGCTGCGGGACCAGTATGCGTCCGAAATCCGCATACTGGTAGCCTTCGAAACGGAGGCGTACAGCGGGTATGAAACCTGGGTACCCGCGATGAGGGAGGCGCACGAACCCGAATATATCGTGGGTTCCGTGCACCAGATCAACGATGAGTTGTTCGATGGATCGCCGGAATGGTACCGTGCCGCGGCGGATACAGTCGGAGGCGTGGATGAGTTGTACTGCGCGTACTTCGACCGACAGTACGAAATGATCACGAAGCTGCGTCCCGAGGTGATCGGCCACTTCGACCTGGTGCGGATCTTCGACCCCGATTACAGGGCGCGCCTCGTAAAGCCCTTCGTGTGGGACCGGGTCGTGCGCAACCTGGAAGCGATCCGTGATATCGGGTCGATCCTGGATTTCAACCTGGCCGCGCTGAAGAAAGGCCAGGCCGAGCCCTACGTCTCCCGGCCAGTACTCGAGCAGGCCCTGAAAATGGGAGTCGCCGTGGTACCCGGGGATGATTCCCACGGGGTAGGAAACGTCGACCGGCACTGGGACGAGGGTATCCGTTTCCTGCGGGAAGCGGGATGCGACCTGAACTGGAAGTGTCCTGCCTAG